In Allocoprobacillus halotolerans, a genomic segment contains:
- the xseB gene encoding exodeoxyribonuclease VII small subunit, producing the protein MEKMTYEQAIQRLEEIVNSLENNEIALEDSIALFQEGIALSQYCDSKLKNIQEKVAQIYEDGQLKEFKDGE; encoded by the coding sequence ATGGAAAAAATGACATATGAACAGGCTATTCAACGTTTGGAGGAAATTGTTAATTCACTTGAGAATAATGAAATTGCTTTGGAAGATAGCATTGCTTTATTTCAAGAAGGTATTGCTTTATCACAGTATTGTGATAGTAAATTGAAAAATATTCAAGAAAAAGTCGCTCAAATCTACGAAGATGGTCAACTTAAAGAATTTAAAGATGGAGAATAA
- the dxs gene encoding 1-deoxy-D-xylulose-5-phosphate synthase, whose amino-acid sequence MKLEQIKDPQFLKQLNIEELEDLAQDIRTFIIQHVSQTGGHFSSNLGIVELTIALHYIFDSPTDKIIFDVGHQSYVHKILTGRANQFTTLRQFHGLSGFQKRKESQHDVWEAGHSSTALSASVGMAIARDLNHEKGEIICVVGDAALMSGESFEALNYLGSVDSKVIIILNDNNMSISKNVGGLSNFFSDVRMSTQYKNARNNYISFLNKSNLGKHVYKLTKKIKDQIKNNVINDHIFGEFGLDYIGPINGHDFHDLFNAFILAAEMDHSVVVHVHTIKGKGYPLAENDHYGLYHGVAPFDYRQGICKQESKTISWSEVIARQVEKWMYQDQDIVTITPAMISGSCLRHIFETFPQRAFDVGIAEEHAMTFAAGLSNAHKKPFITIYSSFLQRCYDQINHDIARMQLPCLIGVDRCGLVGADGETHHGVFDIGILSAIPHIIMMTPKDAQELKKMVNTVFHHFDHPYILRFPKGTIEDIDVDLHEEIELGTWEKVIFNPDNTLTILTYDSKVNTVANYLIKEQLPVNLINARFIKPMDEKMLDELSQCQQRLLIYETDLMTGSLGSLIAHYYSQKHISMDIDYMGIDDRYTPQGSLDELLRLEHIHLDDLKQKVKEILNEKRKS is encoded by the coding sequence ATGAAGCTTGAACAAATCAAAGATCCTCAATTTTTAAAACAATTGAATATTGAAGAACTTGAAGATCTGGCACAAGATATCAGAACCTTTATTATTCAACATGTTTCTCAAACAGGAGGGCATTTTTCTAGTAATTTGGGGATCGTTGAGTTGACAATTGCTTTACATTATATTTTTGATTCACCAACCGATAAAATCATTTTTGATGTTGGACATCAATCCTATGTCCATAAAATTTTAACAGGACGTGCTAATCAATTTACGACATTGCGACAATTTCATGGTTTAAGTGGATTTCAAAAACGCAAAGAAAGTCAACATGATGTTTGGGAAGCCGGTCATTCATCAACTGCTTTATCAGCCTCTGTGGGGATGGCTATTGCTAGAGATTTAAATCATGAAAAAGGAGAAATTATTTGTGTTGTTGGTGATGCCGCTTTAATGAGTGGAGAATCTTTTGAGGCGCTTAATTATCTAGGATCTGTTGATTCTAAAGTTATTATTATATTAAACGATAATAATATGTCTATTTCAAAAAATGTTGGTGGATTAAGTAACTTTTTCTCTGATGTTCGTATGTCTACTCAATATAAAAATGCACGTAATAATTATATTTCTTTTCTAAATAAATCTAATTTAGGAAAACATGTTTATAAACTAACTAAAAAAATTAAAGATCAAATTAAAAATAACGTTATTAATGATCATATTTTTGGTGAATTTGGCTTAGATTACATCGGTCCTATTAATGGTCATGATTTTCATGATCTTTTCAATGCTTTCATTTTGGCAGCAGAAATGGATCATAGTGTTGTCGTTCATGTTCATACCATTAAAGGAAAAGGTTATCCATTGGCAGAAAATGATCATTATGGGCTCTATCATGGTGTTGCTCCTTTTGATTATCGTCAAGGTATATGCAAACAAGAGAGTAAGACTATTAGCTGGAGTGAAGTGATTGCACGCCAAGTTGAAAAATGGATGTATCAAGATCAAGATATTGTGACGATTACTCCTGCGATGATTTCTGGTAGTTGTTTACGCCATATTTTTGAAACATTCCCTCAACGTGCTTTTGATGTGGGAATTGCTGAAGAACATGCTATGACATTTGCGGCTGGGTTATCTAACGCGCATAAAAAACCATTTATAACAATTTATTCATCTTTTTTACAGCGCTGTTATGACCAAATTAACCATGATATAGCAAGAATGCAGTTGCCATGTTTAATTGGTGTGGATCGCTGTGGTTTAGTTGGTGCCGATGGAGAGACACATCATGGTGTTTTTGATATTGGGATTTTATCAGCTATTCCTCATATCATCATGATGACTCCCAAAGATGCACAAGAATTGAAAAAAATGGTTAATACTGTTTTTCATCATTTTGACCATCCTTATATTTTAAGATTTCCTAAAGGTACAATTGAAGATATTGATGTCGATCTTCATGAAGAAATTGAATTGGGAACATGGGAAAAAGTCATTTTCAACCCAGACAATACTCTTACTATTTTAACATATGATAGCAAAGTCAACACTGTTGCGAATTATCTTATTAAAGAGCAATTACCAGTTAATTTAATTAATGCTAGATTTATTAAACCAATGGATGAAAAAATGTTGGATGAATTATCACAATGCCAACAACGTTTACTTATTTATGAAACAGATCTCATGACAGGGTCACTAGGAAGTTTAATTGCTCATTATTATTCTCAAAAGCATATATCTATGGATATTGATTATATGGGAATTGATGATCGTTATACACCTCAAGGAAGTTTAGATGAATTATTAAGACTTGAACACATTC
- a CDS encoding polyprenyl synthetase family protein, with protein sequence MERMKDEINQRLLQLCEPLKAGKVKEAMIYSLLAPGKRLRPLLFLTVLKSYQLDYHPYMDIACAIEMIHTYSLIHDDLPGMDNDDLRRGRKTCHKQFDEATAILAGDALLNLGVNIILETSLNDALKLQLAYLLYQASGVNGMIYGQQQDLYFENHKASLEQLQDIHKHKTGELISVSLQMAACIAKTSDIEHWKQIGYDLGLAFQIQDDILDVTASTEQLGKNAGSDYENHKSTYVTLLGIDESQNKVEELFEKCYERIYAMQINHGLILELFIKILKRVS encoded by the coding sequence ATGGAAAGAATGAAAGATGAAATTAATCAGCGTTTACTACAATTATGTGAACCTTTAAAAGCAGGTAAAGTTAAAGAAGCTATGATTTATTCATTATTGGCTCCAGGAAAACGTTTAAGACCTCTTTTGTTTTTGACAGTTCTTAAATCTTATCAGCTTGATTATCATCCATACATGGATATAGCATGTGCTATCGAAATGATTCATACCTATTCACTTATTCATGATGATTTACCAGGTATGGATAATGATGATTTAAGAAGGGGAAGAAAAACATGTCATAAACAATTTGATGAGGCAACTGCGATTCTTGCTGGTGATGCTTTATTAAATTTAGGTGTAAATATCATCTTAGAAACATCACTTAACGATGCTTTAAAGCTTCAACTTGCTTATTTGCTTTATCAAGCTAGTGGAGTTAATGGCATGATTTATGGGCAACAACAAGATTTATATTTTGAAAATCATAAAGCGTCTTTAGAACAATTACAAGATATACATAAACATAAAACTGGTGAACTGATTTCGGTAAGTTTACAAATGGCTGCTTGTATTGCAAAAACAAGTGATATCGAGCATTGGAAACAAATAGGGTATGATTTAGGATTAGCATTTCAAATCCAAGATGATATATTAGACGTGACTGCATCAACAGAACAATTAGGGAAAAATGCAGGTAGTGATTATGAAAATCATAAATCTACTTATGTTACGCTTCTAGGAATTGATGAATCACAAAATAAAGTAGAAGAATTATTTGAAAAATGTTATGAACGTATTTATGCTATGCAAATTAATCATGGATTGATTTTAGAATTATTCATAAAAATTTTGAAAAGGGTGAGTTAA